GTCGTTGTCGGAAAGGTCCGCTTTCCGTTCACCATGGAGAAGTATTCAGGGTGTTCCTTGCCGTACTTCTCGGGGGGCACCATGCGGTAGAACGAGTGACACCCGAAGTTTGGGCCAGGCAACCAGCGGTGGACCTGGCGATAATACTGCAGACCTTCACGGTCGGAAATGTTGTTGAAATAGGTCGAGTAGCGAAACTCGAAGCTCGGTTTATACCTGACGTCAATGTTGGGCAGAGATTTGGGCGTTTTCGGGACGTACGTTTCGCCGGGGGCAAGCCAGCGCACACCCAAGTAGTCCTCAATGAACTGATATGCGCCGTAGAGGGTTCCTAGCTCTTTGCCTCCCGCGATGATGAGATTGGGTTGGCCATCGTGCGTTAGTGTTTTGATCCACAACTCCTGATCGGAAAAGGATGCCGGCTCGACACCGTTGAGGAGTGCTGGAGGAACCGGATCGAAACCGAGCCATATCGTAGGTTTGCCGGATGTGGCGGTGAGAATGTCAGGGGAGTGTCCGAGGACCCCTTTCCAGTACCGCTGCAATTCGTTTGCCGCCAACTTCTCGGAATCGTTGGCATGCTCGGAGAGTACGATTTGGAAATCGCCGTAGTGGTCTTGCGTGGTCCACACGCCCGCGCTGGAATGCGCCGCACTACTGATAATAAGTACCGTCACGACCGTCGCCATCATGGAATTCACCCTCGTCCCATTGTGCAGACCTTAATCTGCCCCCCGACGGAAACGGTCTACGAACCGATTGCCTAAACCATTGCGTATCGCGTGCGACTCCGTGCCCGAAGCATTCGCGGTGAGCAATCCATGCAACGTATACGGCGCAGGCATGCCAAGAGTCAAGCTCCGTAATTTGCCCGGGCGATGCGCATGGACCATGCTGTTAAGTAAACGCCAGGAGGTACGCTCATGGAATTGCACGGTTCCAAATGCACGCTGCGTCCGTTTCGCACGGAAGATGCCGAAGAATTGGCCATTGTGGCCAACAATAGGAACATCTGGCGCAATCTGACCAGCCGGTTTCCGCATCCCTATGCCATCGAAGACGCGCAGTCATTCATTGCACGCTCAAGTGACGAGTCCATGGCCGGTCGCATCTTCTGCATCGAGGTGGAAGGCCGTGTGTCGGGCGGAATCGGATGCCACCGCCTGGAAGACGCGATTCACGAGCATGAGTTGGAGTTCGGCTACTGGCTTGCAGAACCGTGTTGGGGAAGAGGAATCGCTACGGAAGCCTGCAAGCTCATGGTCGACCACATTTTCAGCCGTTTCGGTGTGATGCGTCTCCAAGCCTGTGTATTCGGCTGGAACCCGGCCTCCGCGAGGGTGCTTGAGAAGAACGGCTTTACCCTGGAAGGGCGTTTGCGGAAGGCCGTGAAGAAAGGAGACGAGTACTGCGATATGCTGATCTACGGCTTGGTTCGATAGGGAGGCATAATAGGTAGTCCGTTCTCCACTGGGGCCTTAGCCTTCAGTGTGCTCGGCCGCCTTTGATACGCCAAAGCGACGTGTTGTTTCGCCTTGAGCAAGCGTCCGTCGAAGAGTAGTATAGTCCGGTTTGCCGCCTACGTTCGGTAAGCGCTGCGGAACAGCAACTCTGGCACGGGGATAGTCTGACTGCATGAAGAACCATACCGTTTCGGTATTTCCCTCCAAGGTCCCCTTGGAAAAGACCCACCAGCTTGCGTGGAAGATTGCGGCGGTAGCAGCAGACGCCGCGCCCATCGACCCGGCCGCGCAGGAGATGGTTATCAACCGCATCATCGACAACGCGTCGGTGGCACTTGCGGCGATCAACCGGACTCC
This DNA window, taken from Candidatus Hydrogenedentota bacterium, encodes the following:
- a CDS encoding GNAT family N-acetyltransferase — its product is MELHGSKCTLRPFRTEDAEELAIVANNRNIWRNLTSRFPHPYAIEDAQSFIARSSDESMAGRIFCIEVEGRVSGGIGCHRLEDAIHEHELEFGYWLAEPCWGRGIATEACKLMVDHIFSRFGVMRLQACVFGWNPASARVLEKNGFTLEGRLRKAVKKGDEYCDMLIYGLVR
- a CDS encoding MmgE/PrpD family protein is translated as MKNHTVSVFPSKVPLEKTHQLAWKIAAVAADAAPIDPAAQEMVINRIIDNASVALAAINRTP